In Zingiber officinale cultivar Zhangliang chromosome 1A, Zo_v1.1, whole genome shotgun sequence, a genomic segment contains:
- the LOC121999268 gene encoding chaperone protein dnaJ 20, chloroplastic-like, which translates to MAALALSCPSNSLYRSSFAPIPAKSTVAAAPRLRVSASATDTMYDLLSVSRTAGPSEIRAAYRRVALRWHPDACRSAGEERRYAERFMEAREAYEVLCDPVRRRDYDLALSGDRWAAAVGAGPAFREGRHRRRGGAAVSFGNWETQLDGLRRRSAVGEAGEEEETWGGRVRRARGAAV; encoded by the coding sequence ATGGCAGCTTTGGCTCTTTCATGTCCCTCTAATTCCTTGTACAGATCTTCCTTCGCCCCAATCCCTGCCAAATCAACAGTGGCCGCTGCTCCTCGACTCAGGGTCTCTGCCTCGGCCACGGACACGATGTACGACCTTCTCTCCGTGTCGCGGACCGCCGGGCCAAGCGAGATCCGCGCGGCGTACCGACGGGTGGCCCTGCGGTGGCACCCGGACGCGTGCCGCTCCGCCGGGGAGGAGCGCCGCTACGCGGAGCGCTTCATGGAGGCGCGAGAGGCCTACGAGGTGCTGTGCGACCCCGTCCGCCGCCGCGATTACGACCTCGCCCTCTCCGGCGACCGCTGGGCTGCCGCCGTCGGCGCCGGCCCGGCCTTCCGCGAGGGGCGCCATCGCCGGCGAGGAGGCGCCGCGGTGTCGTTTGGGAACTGGGAAACGCAGCTGGACGGGCTCCGGCGGCGGTCGGCAGTGGGGGAAGCCGGCGAGGAGGAGGAAACGTGGGGCGGCCGCGTGCGCCGGGCCCGCGGCGCCGCCGTCTAA